CATCGGGCCGGGATTGAGATTCCTCATCTTTCTCACCCCGGGGGTATGTGTTTCCTCTAAATTTTAATAGATTCTAACTGCACAACGCGCGATGACAAAAAAGAGGTGTTGTATTTTCTTATTGTTTGGTGCTAGGATTTAACGCTTTGATGTTAGATGTTTGGTTTGCGGTTTTAATTAAGTAAATTCAGTTAATCGTACCATTACACCTTGGTTTATCTCACCATTTTAACAATCTTCGGGAAAGCAGAAGTGCCCACCGATCAAGGAGGATTCAACATGCGACAGAGGACACGCAATCTCGCGCTTCTCGTCGGTATTTTGGGAGTAGTTATGTTTGCGGCTGCATGCCACAAAAAGGCGGTAGCTCCGCCGCCACCACCGCCGCCACCTGCGGCAGCTCCGGAAAAGCCAACTGTCAACTTGACTGCCGTGCCCAGCACGATAGAATCGGGCCAGTCGGTCACGCTGAGCTGGACTTCAGAAAATGCCACAAGTCTTGACCTTCAGCCTGGCGTTGGGGCCGTTCAATCCAGCGGATCAACCAGTGTCTCTCCAACTGAATCAACCACCTACACTTTGACGGCAACAGGCCCTGGCGGGACAGCCACATCCACAGCGCGTGTCACCGTCACCAGTGCACCGCCACCTCCTCCACCGCAACAGCCTCAGGTTTCTGACGCAACGCTTTTTGAACAGAACATCAAGGACGCCTATTTTGACTACAACAAGTCTGATATCCGTTCGGACGCCCAGCAGGCACTGACGGCCGATGCCGACTTCCTCAAGTCTCACCCGAGCATCACCTTCACGGTTGAAGGCCATTGCGATGAACGGGGTAGCGAGGAATATAACCTTGGCCTGGGCGACCGCAGGGCCAATGCAGCCAAGAGCTTCCTGGTGAACCTCGGCATTTCCGCCTCGCGGATCACCACGATCTCCTACGGCAAAGACCGCCCGTTCTGCACCGAAAGCAACGAATCGTGCTGGCAGCAAAACCGGCGCGCCCATCTAGTCATGGGTGGCGGGCAGTAGCAATAACCGATTCTCCGGGAGTTCCCCTCTGCCTCTTGCAGGAGAAATGGGTGGGGGCTCCCGGATTTTTTGCCCTCGCCGAGTTGTTTTGCCGCACCGTCAAAGCAGGCATGGCAGAACCTACCGGGCAACCCATCCGCGCAAATTTCATGGCCGGCTTTTTTACGAAACTCTGCGAGAAGTTTTGAGGCGTTTCTATGCCAGTTGACCGGGCCATTGTGCTGAGGATAGACTTACAACTGATTGAATCTTCTTGCCGGAGGTTGACCAACGTTGAAAAAGTATGCCCTGACTATCTTTTCGGTTGCCTTGCTGTCAGTGGTCACTGCTTCCCCGGCCCTTGGCGTGAGCCGTGAAATTATCCAGATGATGCAGCAGCTGGACACGCTGCAGCAAAGCGTTCAGGCCCTTCAAAATACCGTGACCACCCAGACCGCAATCCTGCACACTTTGCTCCAGCAGACTTCCCAGGATGTCAGCCAAATGAAGTCCCAGATGGCTGACCTGCAGAAGAATACTGAGCAGAACCTGGCGTCCTCTTCATCCAAGGTGGACTCGATGACCTCGCAGATTCAGGCGCTCAGCTCGAGCCTGGAGCAAACCCAATCGCAGCTCACAAAACTCAGCGAACAGCTCGCGCAGACGCAAAAAGAAATCCAGACTTTGAATGCCCCACCCAATGCTGCTCAGACTATCCCGGGAGCCCCGGGCTCGCAACCGCCAGGCCCGGCTGGAACGCCTTCTGACACTTCCGGTGCCGGCGGATCGGCCCAAATTGCCGGACCATCTCCAGCCAATACTCCAGATCCAAACTCGCTGTTCAATTCCGCGATGGGCAGTTTCAACAGCGGGCAATACGCCCTGGCTGTCCAGGGATTCCAGGAGTTCCTCCAGTATTACGGAACAACCCCGCGCGCATCGAGCGCCCAGTATTACATTGGCGAGAGCTACTACAACAACGGGGACTACAGGCACGCGGTTGAGGCCTATGACAAATGTGTCGAGCGATACCCCAACGGCGATAAAACGCTTGCCGCACGATTAAAGAAGGGATATGCTCTGCTGGCCAACGGCGATAGAGCCGCCGGGATCCGCGAACTTCGTTCCTTGGTTGAGCAGCATCCACAGGCCCATGAATCGGAATTGGCATCACAACGGTTGCGCCGCCTGGGCATCATTATTCGCGCAGGAAACCAGGGATAGCTCGCAGGTCTCTGCGGGATGGCAGTAATCCACGCGCGAGTGAGGTTTTTATGGCCGGTTCTGTGAATAAAGTCATCCTGATTGGCCGCGTCGGACGTGACCCTGAGGTCCGCTACATCTCCAGCGGTACTCCGGTTGCAAGCTTCTCTGTCGCCACAGATGAATCATTTAAGGGCCGGAACGGCGAGCAGCAACAGCACACGGAGTGGCACAAAGTTGTCGCCTGGAACAAGCTGGCGGAAATCTGCGGCGAATACCTCACCAAAGGCAAGCTGGTTTATATTGAAGGCAGCATTCGGAGCCGCCAGTGGGAAGACCAGTCCGGTAACAAGCGCACCGCGTATGAAATCATTGCCCGCAACATGCAGATGCTTGGTTCCCGCACTGAGGCTGAACGTGCTGCATCAGGCGGATCTCGTCCTGCAGCCACGCAGGGGACGGCTTCTGAAGAACGGGACGAAAGCAGTCCGGAGCCTTCTGCTGAAGGCGAGATTACAGACGACGACATTCCTTTCTAGCGGCGTCATCGCGCCGCACCCCTTCCACATACCTGGCTTTTGCCGAAGCGTCCGACTTTGGAAGATTTGCGCCCGGCGACCAATACCTGCCTACCCAGTTTTTATGGCTGCTGCGGCCCAACCGCGCCGCGAGTACATGATAGAAGCGGAGGGGGATCTTCGACACTTGGTTGCAACCGAACACAGTTCTGTTACATCATAGCTAGAAGCGCTATGGGGGGGATTTCACTATTGCTCTCGGAACGGTTGAGGTTCAAATGCTGATCAAGAAGGAGAACATTCCCCTATGCGAAAAGTGCTTGTCTTT
The nucleotide sequence above comes from Acidobacteriota bacterium. Encoded proteins:
- the bamD gene encoding outer membrane protein assembly factor BamD yields the protein MKKYALTIFSVALLSVVTASPALGVSREIIQMMQQLDTLQQSVQALQNTVTTQTAILHTLLQQTSQDVSQMKSQMADLQKNTEQNLASSSSKVDSMTSQIQALSSSLEQTQSQLTKLSEQLAQTQKEIQTLNAPPNAAQTIPGAPGSQPPGPAGTPSDTSGAGGSAQIAGPSPANTPDPNSLFNSAMGSFNSGQYALAVQGFQEFLQYYGTTPRASSAQYYIGESYYNNGDYRHAVEAYDKCVERYPNGDKTLAARLKKGYALLANGDRAAGIRELRSLVEQHPQAHESELASQRLRRLGIIIRAGNQG
- a CDS encoding single-stranded DNA-binding protein: MAGSVNKVILIGRVGRDPEVRYISSGTPVASFSVATDESFKGRNGEQQQHTEWHKVVAWNKLAEICGEYLTKGKLVYIEGSIRSRQWEDQSGNKRTAYEIIARNMQMLGSRTEAERAASGGSRPAATQGTASEERDESSPEPSAEGEITDDDIPF
- the pal gene encoding peptidoglycan-associated lipoprotein Pal, coding for MRQRTRNLALLVGILGVVMFAAACHKKAVAPPPPPPPPAAAPEKPTVNLTAVPSTIESGQSVTLSWTSENATSLDLQPGVGAVQSSGSTSVSPTESTTYTLTATGPGGTATSTARVTVTSAPPPPPPQQPQVSDATLFEQNIKDAYFDYNKSDIRSDAQQALTADADFLKSHPSITFTVEGHCDERGSEEYNLGLGDRRANAAKSFLVNLGISASRITTISYGKDRPFCTESNESCWQQNRRAHLVMGGGQ